A section of the Asticcacaulis sp. EMRT-3 genome encodes:
- the kdpA gene encoding potassium-transporting ATPase subunit KdpA, whose translation MFSFIPAAGWLQLALYMVVLIGASIPLGRFMARVLKGERTFLSPVVAPVERLIYKACGIDPQADMRWQDYAAAMLVFSVVSFVVLFLMLLGQGVLPLNPQHLPGLSADLSFNTAASFVTNTNWQAYGGETTMSYFSQMVGLTVQNFVTPAVGLAVMAAMIRGLARKESTGLGNFWADMVRATLYILLPMSFVLALILGAQGVVQTFHPYVTAHGLQGVDQVIALGPVASQEAIKMLGTNGGGFFNVNSAHPFENPNPLTNFLELLSILLIPAACCETFGVMVGDKRQGRAILTAMTVIFVPLMLMCVIAEQSGNPHFTALGVDQIASHLQSGGNMATAAQSGGNMEGKETRFGIVNSALWASATTAASNGSVNAMHDSFTPLGGLIPLLLMKFGEIIYGGVGCGLYGMLIFVLLSVFIAGLMVGRTPEYLGKKIQSFEIKMASLVMLIPGILVLVATAIAVMTKAGQAGIFNPGAQGFSEILYAVTSASNNNGSAFAGLSANTPFYNTLLGICMLVSRFWVIVPVLAIAGSLAAKKRVPESAGTLPTHTPLFVAVVVGVILLIGVLTYAPTLALGPVVEHFHMIEG comes from the coding sequence ATGTTTTCGTTCATTCCCGCCGCAGGCTGGTTGCAGCTTGCGCTCTATATGGTCGTGCTGATCGGCGCGTCGATCCCGCTCGGCCGCTTCATGGCGCGCGTGCTGAAGGGCGAGCGCACCTTCCTGTCGCCCGTTGTCGCGCCCGTCGAGCGCCTGATCTACAAAGCGTGCGGCATCGATCCTCAAGCTGACATGCGCTGGCAGGACTATGCCGCCGCCATGCTGGTCTTTTCTGTCGTCAGCTTTGTGGTTCTGTTCCTGATGCTGCTGGGCCAGGGCGTGCTGCCACTCAATCCGCAGCATCTGCCGGGCCTGTCCGCCGATCTGTCCTTCAATACGGCGGCCAGTTTCGTCACCAACACCAACTGGCAGGCCTATGGCGGCGAAACCACTATGAGCTATTTCAGCCAGATGGTGGGTTTGACCGTGCAGAACTTCGTCACCCCCGCCGTCGGGCTGGCGGTGATGGCCGCCATGATCCGCGGTCTGGCGCGTAAAGAAAGCACGGGCCTCGGCAATTTCTGGGCCGATATGGTGCGCGCCACCCTCTATATCCTTTTGCCGATGTCGTTCGTTCTGGCGCTGATTTTGGGCGCGCAGGGCGTGGTGCAGACCTTTCATCCTTACGTTACCGCGCATGGCCTGCAAGGCGTTGATCAGGTGATCGCGCTGGGGCCGGTTGCCTCGCAAGAGGCAATCAAGATGCTGGGCACGAATGGCGGCGGCTTCTTCAACGTCAATTCGGCCCATCCGTTTGAGAACCCGAACCCTCTGACCAACTTCCTTGAGCTGTTGTCGATCCTGCTGATCCCGGCCGCCTGTTGCGAAACCTTCGGCGTCATGGTCGGCGACAAACGGCAGGGCCGCGCCATCCTGACCGCCATGACGGTGATCTTCGTGCCGCTGATGCTGATGTGCGTCATCGCCGAGCAATCGGGCAATCCGCATTTCACGGCGCTGGGTGTCGATCAGATCGCCAGCCATTTGCAGAGCGGCGGCAATATGGCCACCGCCGCGCAAAGCGGCGGCAATATGGAAGGCAAGGAGACGCGCTTCGGCATCGTCAATTCCGCCCTGTGGGCTTCGGCCACCACGGCGGCGTCGAACGGTTCTGTCAATGCCATGCACGACAGCTTCACGCCGCTGGGCGGGCTGATCCCCCTATTGTTGATGAAGTTTGGTGAAATCATCTATGGCGGCGTCGGTTGCGGGCTTTACGGCATGTTGATCTTCGTTCTGCTCAGCGTCTTCATCGCCGGTCTGATGGTGGGGCGCACGCCGGAATATCTCGGCAAGAAGATCCAGAGCTTCGAGATCAAGATGGCCTCGCTGGTCATGCTGATCCCCGGCATACTGGTGCTGGTGGCCACTGCCATCGCCGTGATGACGAAGGCCGGGCAGGCGGGCATTTTCAATCCCGGCGCGCAGGGGTTCTCGGAAATCCTCTACGCCGTCACCTCGGCCAGCAATAATAACGGCTCGGCTTTTGCGGGCCTCAGCGCCAATACGCCGTTTTACAATACGCTGCTTGGCATCTGTATGCTGGTCTCGCGCTTCTGGGTGATCGTGCCGGTACTGGCCATCGCCGGATCGCTGGCGGCCAAGAAGCGCGTGCCGGAATCGGCGGGTACGCTGCCGACCCATACGCCTCTGTTCGTGGCCGTCGTGGTCGGGGTAATCCTGCTGATCGGCGTCCTGACCTATGCCCCGACGCTTGCGCTCGGCCCCGTGGTCGAACATTTCCATATGATTGAGGGATAG
- the kdpB gene encoding potassium-transporting ATPase subunit KdpB, whose amino-acid sequence MTSQFKKSGLFEGADIGSVLKQTVLRLNPVYQLRNPVMFLVFAGSVVTTLIFVAMLVMPHAPSVRALAGGQGAVFVGLVAFWLWFTLLFANFAEAIAEGKGKAQADSLKKARRDVSAKKLAKSADRKKFQTVPANGLRKGDLVVIEAGDFVPTDGQVIEGIASVDESAVTGESAPVIRESGGDRDAVTGGTRVLSDWLVVRVTSDPGESFLDRMIGLVESAKRQKTPNEIALSILLAALTIIFLLVCVTLLPYSWFSVAHTGAGTVISVTVLIALLVCLIPTTIGGLLSAIGISGMQRLIRANVIATSGRAVEAAGDVNVLLLDKTGTITFGNRQAVEFLPAPGVSEQQLAEAAELSSLADETPEGRSIVVLARQRFSLPERRASDIDADFIPFSAEQRVSGVVVADRHIMKGAGDAIARLIALKGGAIPAEVNGDIERIARSGGTPLLVSENSLALGVVYLKDIVKPDIKARLAELRRMGIKSIMITGDNPLTAAAIASEAGVDDFLAQATPETKLAYIRKMQEGGELVAMVGDGTNDAPALAQSDVAVAMNSGTQAAKEAGNMVDLDSDPTKLIEIVEIGKQLLMTRGALTTFSIANDLAKYFAIIPAAFAATYPALGALNLMGLTSPQSAILSAVIFNALIIIALIPLALKGVKYRPASAASLLSRNMLIYGLGGLVAPFIGIKLIDMAVTAIGLA is encoded by the coding sequence ATGACATCCCAGTTCAAAAAGAGCGGCCTCTTTGAGGGTGCCGACATCGGCTCGGTGCTGAAACAGACCGTGCTGCGCCTCAACCCCGTCTATCAGTTGCGCAACCCGGTCATGTTCCTGGTGTTCGCAGGTTCGGTCGTCACGACGCTGATCTTCGTCGCCATGCTGGTCATGCCTCATGCGCCGAGCGTCAGGGCGCTGGCGGGTGGGCAGGGCGCGGTCTTCGTCGGCCTCGTCGCCTTCTGGCTGTGGTTCACGCTTTTGTTCGCTAATTTCGCCGAGGCCATCGCCGAGGGCAAGGGCAAGGCGCAGGCCGATTCGCTCAAGAAAGCCCGCCGCGATGTCAGCGCCAAAAAGCTGGCCAAAAGCGCCGACCGCAAGAAGTTCCAGACCGTGCCCGCCAATGGCTTACGCAAGGGCGATCTGGTGGTGATCGAAGCGGGCGATTTTGTCCCCACCGACGGTCAGGTGATCGAGGGCATCGCTTCGGTCGATGAAAGCGCCGTCACGGGCGAGTCCGCGCCGGTGATCCGCGAATCGGGCGGCGACCGCGACGCGGTGACCGGCGGTACGCGCGTCTTGTCCGACTGGCTGGTGGTGCGCGTCACCTCCGATCCGGGCGAAAGTTTCCTCGACCGTATGATCGGTCTGGTCGAAAGCGCCAAGCGCCAGAAGACGCCCAATGAAATCGCCCTGTCGATCCTGCTGGCGGCCCTGACCATCATCTTCCTGCTGGTGTGCGTAACCCTGCTGCCCTATTCGTGGTTCAGCGTGGCGCATACGGGTGCCGGAACCGTCATCTCGGTGACGGTGCTGATCGCCCTGCTGGTCTGCCTGATCCCCACCACCATCGGCGGCCTTTTGTCAGCCATCGGCATTTCCGGGATGCAGCGCCTGATCCGCGCCAATGTCATCGCCACCTCCGGGCGCGCGGTCGAGGCGGCGGGCGATGTCAATGTGCTGCTGCTTGACAAGACCGGCACCATCACCTTCGGCAATCGTCAGGCGGTGGAGTTCCTGCCTGCGCCCGGCGTCTCCGAGCAACAACTGGCCGAGGCGGCAGAGCTGTCGTCTCTGGCCGACGAGACGCCGGAAGGCCGCTCCATCGTCGTGCTGGCGCGGCAGAGGTTCAGCCTGCCTGAGCGGCGGGCGAGCGACATCGACGCCGACTTCATCCCGTTCAGCGCCGAACAGCGCGTATCGGGCGTGGTGGTGGCCGACCGCCACATCATGAAGGGCGCGGGCGACGCCATCGCCAGACTGATCGCGCTCAAGGGCGGCGCTATCCCCGCCGAGGTCAATGGCGATATTGAGCGCATCGCGCGTTCCGGCGGCACGCCGCTGCTGGTATCGGAAAACAGCCTCGCGCTCGGCGTTGTCTATCTGAAGGACATCGTCAAGCCGGACATCAAGGCGCGTCTGGCCGAGCTGCGCCGCATGGGCATCAAGAGCATCATGATCACCGGCGACAACCCGCTGACCGCCGCCGCCATCGCCTCCGAAGCCGGGGTGGACGATTTCCTGGCTCAGGCGACGCCGGAGACGAAGCTTGCCTATATCCGCAAGATGCAGGAAGGCGGTGAACTGGTGGCGATGGTCGGCGACGGCACGAACGACGCGCCCGCTTTGGCGCAGTCGGACGTGGCCGTGGCGATGAATTCCGGCACCCAGGCCGCCAAGGAGGCGGGCAATATGGTCGATCTCGATTCCGATCCGACCAAGCTGATCGAGATTGTCGAGATCGGCAAACAGCTCCTGATGACGCGCGGTGCCCTGACCACCTTCTCGATCGCCAATGATCTGGCCAAGTATTTCGCTATTATTCCGGCGGCCTTCGCCGCGACCTATCCGGCACTTGGCGCGCTGAACCTGATGGGCCTGACCAGTCCGCAAAGCGCCATCCTGTCGGCGGTCATCTTCAATGCCCTGATCATCATCGCCCTCATCCCGCTGGCGCTGAAGGGCGTCAAATACCGCCCGGCCTCCGCCGCCAGCCTGTTGTCGCGCAATATGCTGATCTATGGGCTGGGCGGGCTTGTCGCGCCCTTTATCGGCATCAAGCTGATCGATATGGCGGTCACCGCCATCGGTCTGGCGTAA
- the kdpC gene encoding potassium-transporting ATPase subunit KdpC, with protein MNAYLSALRPAIVSTALLTVLLGGVYPAVTTAVLHLSFHKQAEGSLIRSPAGRIVGSERIGQNFDQPRYLWGRLSATGPTPYNAGASSGSNFGVNNPALLAAAEARIKALKAGDPGNKALIPVDLVTASGSGLDPEISPAAAQYQVGRIAKARAISPDVVRAAIAKSTKGRTFGILGEPRVNVLEVNLRLDGLLT; from the coding sequence ATGAACGCCTATCTTTCCGCTTTACGTCCCGCCATCGTCTCCACAGCCCTGCTCACCGTCCTTTTGGGCGGTGTCTATCCGGCGGTCACCACGGCGGTTCTGCACTTGAGCTTTCACAAGCAGGCCGAGGGCAGCCTGATCCGCAGCCCGGCGGGCCGGATCGTCGGTTCAGAACGGATTGGTCAGAACTTCGACCAGCCGCGCTATCTGTGGGGCCGTCTGTCGGCGACCGGGCCCACGCCCTATAATGCCGGAGCCTCGTCCGGTTCGAATTTCGGTGTCAATAATCCGGCCCTGCTGGCGGCGGCGGAAGCGCGCATCAAGGCGCTGAAGGCTGGCGATCCGGGTAATAAGGCATTGATTCCCGTCGATCTGGTCACGGCGTCCGGCTCCGGCCTCGACCCGGAGATCAGCCCCGCCGCCGCCCAATATCAGGTCGGGCGCATCGCCAAAGCGCGCGCCATCAGCCCCGATGTGGTGCGCGCCGCCATCGCAAAATCGACCAAGGGGCGCACCTTCGGGATTCTGGGCGAACCGCGCGTCAATGTGCTAGAGGTCAATTTAAGACTGGATGGCCTTTTGACGTGA
- a CDS encoding sensor histidine kinase KdpD — MNSDTRPDPDKLLALVRKDGGEDAPGTTRRGRLKIFFGASAGVGKTYAMLSEARARSREGRDVVIGVVETHGRSETASLTEDMELVPRKAIDHRGVAMTEFDLDAALARKPSLILIDEFAHSNAPGSRHPKRWQDVEELLDNGVDVYTTLNVQHLESVNDQVARLTGVWVRETVPDRVFDAADEIALIDIPSDELLRRLADGKVYVAEGASRRAAENFFKKSNLLALRELALRRTAERVDAQSDELSAALGRDEPQLGQKIMALIGPDPLSMRLIRHAARMAKGMRAPLCAVYLQGERHERLDERARDRVEQYLRLAEHMGARIVRLSGAHPARDILAYARQTGFTRIVVGHRKPPLWAFWRPSFAQQLIAGGEGLEIAVLHGDRGPARREAASTERAPGRLWLRPFLAQPLDYALAAGGVALCTGLGLPFRDHTPSTNLAMIYLTGVVVIAARLGLGPSVLASLLSVPAFNFFFTQPYYSFNFYDTYYYITLAFMLVTSLLVGSLTARLSLNVQQVSDRERETQGLYDLSRALSAERGVERICEVAVAHLTEPYDLSVTVFVRNGPNLRPFPASALSDDMKEMSAVNWVAANGQMAGRDTDTLPSAVGLYLPLSAEGETIGVLGLIPNDGARPFRGPEILQFGTAAGLIAGALQRARRSDEAAQSRVESENERLRNVLLSSLSHDLRTPLTVMNNSVSTLVRMRKDLPRKAMDELTSLWSQLTRLQKFVSNLLSMAAITSGQMQFNFQPYTIQEIIGAALSHTEAGREQRTVRTQMTGVLPLVRIDGALIEQVLVNLIENAYQHTASDGDILIQAEPEADRVRVRVSDNGGGLKPGDEAQIFEQFQTGQTVTSDRSGKGSGLGLAICRGVIRAHGGVIYARNNRAPRSGASFIFTLPVAE, encoded by the coding sequence GTGAATAGCGATACCCGACCCGATCCCGATAAGCTGCTCGCCCTCGTCCGCAAGGACGGGGGCGAAGACGCGCCCGGAACCACCAGACGCGGTCGCCTGAAGATCTTCTTTGGCGCCTCGGCGGGGGTGGGCAAGACCTATGCCATGCTGTCCGAGGCGCGCGCCCGTAGCCGCGAAGGCCGTGATGTGGTGATCGGCGTGGTCGAGACGCATGGCCGCAGCGAAACGGCCAGCCTGACCGAAGATATGGAGCTTGTGCCGCGTAAAGCCATCGATCATCGCGGCGTCGCCATGACCGAGTTCGATCTCGATGCCGCATTGGCGCGCAAGCCTTCGCTGATCCTGATCGACGAATTCGCGCACAGCAATGCGCCGGGATCGCGCCATCCCAAGCGCTGGCAGGATGTCGAGGAACTGCTCGACAATGGGGTTGATGTCTATACCACGCTCAATGTCCAGCACCTCGAAAGCGTCAATGATCAGGTGGCGCGCCTGACCGGCGTGTGGGTGCGCGAAACCGTGCCCGACCGCGTGTTCGACGCCGCCGACGAGATTGCGCTGATCGACATTCCGTCCGATGAGCTGCTGCGCCGTCTGGCCGACGGCAAGGTCTATGTCGCCGAGGGGGCCAGTCGCCGCGCCGCTGAAAACTTCTTTAAAAAAAGCAATCTGCTGGCCCTGCGCGAACTGGCGCTGCGCCGCACCGCCGAGCGCGTCGATGCCCAGAGCGACGAACTGAGCGCGGCGCTGGGGCGCGATGAGCCGCAACTGGGCCAGAAGATCATGGCGCTGATCGGCCCTGATCCCTTATCGATGCGGTTGATCCGCCACGCCGCGCGCATGGCCAAGGGGATGCGCGCGCCTCTGTGCGCCGTTTATCTGCAAGGCGAGCGGCACGAGCGGCTGGATGAGCGGGCGCGCGACCGCGTTGAGCAGTATCTGCGTCTGGCCGAACATATGGGCGCGCGCATTGTGCGGCTGTCCGGCGCGCATCCGGCGCGCGACATCCTGGCCTATGCCCGCCAGACCGGCTTTACCCGCATCGTGGTTGGCCACCGCAAACCGCCTTTGTGGGCCTTTTGGCGTCCGTCATTCGCGCAGCAACTGATCGCAGGCGGCGAGGGGCTGGAGATTGCCGTCCTGCATGGCGACCGCGGTCCGGCGCGCCGGGAAGCGGCCTCAACGGAGCGCGCGCCGGGGCGTTTGTGGCTGCGGCCCTTTCTGGCCCAGCCGCTCGACTATGCGCTGGCAGCGGGCGGCGTGGCCCTGTGCACCGGGCTCGGCCTGCCGTTCCGTGATCATACGCCCTCGACCAATCTGGCCATGATCTATCTGACCGGCGTGGTGGTGATCGCCGCACGCCTTGGTCTGGGGCCGTCGGTGCTGGCCTCGCTGCTCAGCGTGCCGGCGTTCAACTTCTTCTTCACCCAGCCCTATTACAGCTTCAATTTTTACGACACCTATTATTACATAACCCTGGCCTTCATGCTGGTGACCTCTTTGCTGGTCGGTTCGCTGACGGCGCGCCTGTCGCTCAATGTGCAGCAGGTCAGCGACCGCGAACGCGAGACGCAAGGGCTGTATGATCTGTCGCGCGCCCTGTCGGCCGAACGCGGCGTGGAGCGCATTTGCGAGGTCGCGGTGGCGCATCTGACCGAGCCCTATGATCTGAGCGTGACGGTTTTCGTGCGCAATGGCCCGAATCTGCGGCCTTTTCCGGCCAGCGCGCTCAGCGACGACATGAAGGAGATGAGCGCGGTCAACTGGGTGGCGGCCAATGGCCAGATGGCCGGGCGTGACACCGACACCCTGCCGTCGGCGGTCGGGCTGTACCTGCCGCTCAGCGCCGAGGGCGAAACCATCGGGGTGCTGGGCCTGATTCCCAATGACGGCGCGCGCCCGTTTCGCGGCCCGGAAATCCTGCAATTCGGCACGGCGGCGGGCCTGATCGCCGGGGCTCTGCAACGGGCACGGCGCTCCGACGAGGCGGCGCAGTCCCGCGTCGAATCGGAAAATGAGCGGCTGCGCAATGTGCTGTTGTCGTCCTTGTCGCACGATCTGCGCACGCCGCTGACCGTGATGAACAATTCGGTCAGCACGCTTGTGCGGATGCGCAAGGATCTGCCGCGCAAGGCGATGGACGAGCTGACCAGCCTGTGGAGCCAACTGACGCGCTTGCAGAAATTCGTCAGCAACCTGCTCAGCATGGCGGCGATCACCTCCGGCCAGATGCAGTTCAACTTCCAGCCCTACACGATTCAGGAAATCATCGGTGCGGCTTTGTCTCACACCGAGGCCGGGCGCGAACAGCGCACTGTGCGCACCCAGATGACCGGCGTGCTGCCGCTGGTGCGCATCGATGGCGCCCTGATCGAGCAGGTTCTGGTTAATCTGATCGAAAACGCCTATCAGCATACGGCCAGTGACGGCGACATCCTGATCCAGGCCGAGCCGGAGGCCGACCGTGTGCGGGTCAGGGTTTCCGACAATGGCGGCGGTCTGAAGCCGGGCGACGAAGCGCAGATATTCGAGCAGTTCCAAACCGGCCAGACCGTGACCTCAGACCGATCCGGAAAAGGCTCCGGTCTGGGGCTGGCCATCTGCCGCGGTGTAATCCGTGCCCACGGCGGCGTCATCTATGCCCGCAACAACCGTGCCCCGCGCTCTGGCGCCAGTTTTATTTTCACCCTGCCTGTGGCTGAATGA
- a CDS encoding response regulator, which yields MNEPLILCIEDDADIRRFLKSTLAANAMQTLEAATAKEGLQLASSRSPDIILLDLGLPDMDGMDLIRRLREWGTTPIVVLSARDRERDKVAALELGADDYLTKPFSAAELIARIRVAQRHAGRQISEAAFVFDRGGLFIDNAARCVRVDGAEIRLTPIEYKLLLTLARHADKVLPHSTLLAEVWGRHGQDTQTYLRIHTQHLREKLKDDPLKPRFIFTEPGIGYRLRA from the coding sequence ATGAACGAACCCCTGATCCTGTGTATCGAGGACGATGCCGACATCCGCCGCTTTCTGAAATCCACACTGGCCGCCAATGCCATGCAGACTCTGGAGGCGGCGACCGCGAAGGAGGGGTTGCAACTGGCGTCCAGCCGCAGCCCCGACATCATCCTGCTCGATCTCGGCCTGCCCGATATGGACGGCATGGACCTTATCCGCCGATTGCGCGAATGGGGCACCACGCCGATTGTGGTGCTGTCGGCGCGCGACCGCGAGCGCGACAAGGTGGCGGCGCTCGAACTGGGGGCCGATGATTATCTGACCAAGCCCTTTTCCGCCGCCGAGCTGATCGCGCGCATCCGCGTGGCGCAGCGCCATGCCGGACGGCAGATCAGCGAAGCCGCCTTTGTTTTTGATCGCGGCGGCCTCTTCATCGACAATGCGGCGCGGTGCGTGCGGGTCGATGGCGCCGAGATTCGTCTGACGCCCATCGAATACAAGCTTTTGCTGACCTTGGCGCGCCACGCCGATAAGGTGTTGCCGCACTCGACCCTGCTGGCCGAGGTGTGGGGCAGGCACGGGCAGGACACCCAGACCTATCTGCGCATCCACACCCAGCACCTGCGCGAAAAACTGAAGGACGATCCGCTCAAGCCGCGCTTCATCTTTACCGAACCGGGTATAGGTTACCGGTTACGCGCCTGA
- a CDS encoding type II secretion system F family protein, which produces MEAFAAFIMNPGNMAAIIVAVLVFFTVLTLGQNMVSGEQLSKRMKAVAQRREELRRISRQSVAKDAGGGLRRTDTSPYRALVEKLNLKTLLEDPKVVQKLAMAGLRGPKPVSTFYFFRFAMPLVLAAVAAFYVFVLDVGHLSLQMKLLVTVGGLVLGYYAPNMYISNRAAKRRQSIVAAFPDALDLMLISVEAGMSIETALHRVSGEIGGESIALAEELSLLVAELSYLAERRQAYEGLAIRTNHPGIKAVCTAMIQAEKYGTPLGTALRVMAKENRELRLSAAEKKAAALPAQLTVPMIVFFLPVLFVVILGPVVLRITAMQKHDSSTPIINVKPTDKK; this is translated from the coding sequence ATGGAAGCCTTCGCCGCCTTTATCATGAATCCCGGCAATATGGCCGCCATCATCGTGGCGGTGCTGGTCTTCTTCACCGTGCTAACGCTCGGCCAGAACATGGTGTCGGGCGAGCAACTCAGCAAACGGATGAAGGCCGTGGCGCAGCGGCGCGAAGAACTGCGCCGCATCTCGCGCCAGAGCGTGGCGAAAGACGCGGGCGGGGGCCTGCGCCGCACCGATACCAGCCCCTACCGCGCCCTGGTCGAAAAACTGAACCTCAAGACCCTGCTCGAAGACCCCAAGGTTGTGCAGAAACTGGCTATGGCGGGTCTTCGCGGCCCCAAGCCCGTTTCCACCTTCTACTTCTTTCGCTTCGCCATGCCGCTCGTGCTGGCTGCCGTCGCTGCCTTTTATGTTTTTGTTCTGGATGTCGGTCACCTCAGCCTGCAAATGAAGCTGCTGGTCACGGTGGGCGGTCTGGTGCTGGGCTATTACGCGCCCAACATGTATATTTCCAACCGCGCCGCCAAGCGCCGCCAATCGATTGTGGCCGCCTTTCCCGATGCGCTCGACCTGATGCTGATCTCGGTCGAAGCGGGCATGTCGATCGAAACCGCCCTGCATCGCGTGTCCGGCGAAATTGGCGGGGAGTCGATCGCGCTGGCCGAGGAGCTGTCTTTGCTGGTGGCCGAACTGTCCTATCTGGCCGAACGCCGCCAGGCTTATGAAGGGCTGGCGATCCGCACCAACCATCCCGGCATCAAGGCAGTATGTACCGCTATGATTCAGGCGGAAAAATACGGCACGCCACTCGGCACGGCCTTGCGTGTCATGGCCAAGGAAAATCGCGAGCTGCGGCTTTCGGCCGCTGAGAAAAAGGCCGCCGCCCTGCCCGCCCAGCTCACCGTGCCGATGATCGTCTTCTTCCTGCCCGTGCTGTTCGTCGTCATTCTGGGCCCGGTCGTTCTGCGCATCACCGCCATGCAGAAGCACGATTCCTCGACGCCGATCATCAATGTCAAACCGACCGACAAGAAATAG
- a CDS encoding type II secretion system F family protein, translating into MLTTLLIAFLSFVLLASLGFAITGGGGSAQLTKRTQAIGLGTNAAVKRKSGGQARTPEERRRQITEQLKEAEQRERKARLSLSARMQHAGLEANISRFWIISGVLGAMAFLLPLLLLGNVPFALRLLIAAGAAFAACYGLPRWILSFMAKRRVARFTEEFPNAMDIIVRGIKSGLPVNDGLKLAAKECTAPLGPEFQRLVENVAIGMSLENALDKMSEHIPAPELRFFAIVIAIQQKSGGNLSEALNNLSSVLRARKMMREKIKALSSEAIASASIIGVLPPGVGLMIFITRPDYIAIMFTNVVGNLMLLGGAVWMGLGILMMRKMINFKF; encoded by the coding sequence GTGCTCACCACCCTTCTGATCGCCTTTTTGAGCTTTGTGCTGCTGGCCAGCCTCGGTTTCGCCATTACCGGCGGCGGCGGTTCGGCCCAGCTCACCAAACGCACCCAGGCCATCGGCCTGGGCACCAATGCCGCCGTCAAGCGCAAGTCCGGCGGACAGGCGCGCACGCCCGAAGAGCGCCGCCGCCAGATTACCGAGCAGTTAAAAGAGGCCGAACAGCGCGAGCGCAAGGCGCGCCTGTCCTTGAGCGCGCGGATGCAGCACGCCGGTCTGGAGGCGAATATATCGCGTTTCTGGATCATCAGCGGCGTACTGGGCGCTATGGCTTTTCTGCTGCCTCTGCTGCTGCTCGGCAACGTGCCCTTCGCCCTGCGCCTGCTGATCGCCGCAGGCGCCGCCTTTGCCGCCTGCTATGGCCTGCCGCGCTGGATCTTAAGCTTCATGGCCAAGCGCCGCGTCGCCAGGTTCACCGAGGAATTTCCCAATGCGATGGACATCATCGTGCGCGGCATCAAGTCGGGCCTGCCGGTCAATGACGGGCTGAAGCTGGCCGCCAAGGAATGCACCGCGCCGCTGGGGCCGGAATTCCAGCGGCTGGTGGAAAATGTCGCCATCGGCATGTCGCTGGAAAATGCGCTCGACAAGATGAGCGAGCATATTCCGGCACCGGAACTGCGCTTTTTCGCCATCGTCATCGCCATTCAGCAAAAATCGGGCGGCAATCTGTCCGAAGCGCTCAATAATCTGTCGAGCGTGCTGCGCGCCCGCAAGATGATGCGCGAAAAGATCAAGGCCCTGTCGTCCGAAGCCATTGCCTCGGCTTCGATCATCGGCGTTCTGCCGCCGGGCGTCGGCCTGATGATCTTCATCACGCGGCCGGATTATATCGCCATCATGTTCACCAATGTGGTCGGCAATCTGATGTTGCTCGGCGGCGCGGTCTGGATGGGCCTCGGCATACTGATGATGCGCAAGATGATCAACTTCAAGTTCTGA